Below is a genomic region from Nilaparvata lugens isolate BPH chromosome 8, ASM1435652v1, whole genome shotgun sequence.
tttttatatcataaacctactatgttccaaatttcgtgaaaatcgttagagccgttttcgagatccgttgaacataaataaccagatataaatatacagaaattgctcgcttaatataataggatagagaAAGGTAATCGAATATGATAGGTTCAAGTTGACATTAGATAATTATCATGGATTGGATTGAGGTTGAATTGTGTGTTAAGAAAGAGAAAAATCTGGtgaggcgcactcacacaagTTTCCTTGcccttatgaaaattgatcacctgacgctagtgttcccgcggatctcaagtctactactattcaaagatctgagccagctggtgacaggacaataacgctggaaacacacgaggtatgctatctcttcatagtgaatgatttaatagaatcaacagtttgcaattgaaataatcacattttctcgaatttcgagttattttcaattttaggtgaaaatgttactaaacattaattgtagagattttcatgatcaatcttttccacttgaaatttcttgtttgaattgtatctgaagcctgataattgggaaactttgcatagatggggcggagctcctgaaatttttacagatatggtactaatggcagttgatagagcttatcaatgactaatttatgtatgaatttgatcaaaatcgttggagccgttttcgagaaaatcgcaaaaaaccctgtttttgacaacatttttgctattttagccgccatctttaattgaatttgattgaaattgttcgtatcggatccttatattgtaaggaccttaagttccaaatttcaagtcattctgttaattgggagatgagatatcgtgtacacagacgcacatacactcatacacacacacacacacacacacacacacaccacacacacacacacacacatacagaccaatacccaaaaaccacttttttggactcaggtgagcttgaaacgtatagaaatttacaaattggggtaccttaatttttttcggaaagcaatacacTACCTTTCCCCAATACATTACCTAtggcaatagggcaaggaaagtaaaaatacttcATAGTTTCACAaacaatgatttaataaaactgACAATGCCATAGAAATACTCCAAAAACATTAGCTTCTATAACAGAGTTATTCACAATCGAATCTTAAGATCAATCCTTGTAATTTGAAGATacagaatgaaaatattttcaatgatgatGGAAATATAAATTAGTTatatcacaaaattttcatttacgaATTCGTATAATGAAATTCATGAtgatattttgattgaaaatttcacttccATCCTCTTCAAAATGCAATTAATCCATTGAATGAGCCAGTAATATAATTCCAATTATATCATAATCATTGACAATATAATTGGAGCTGATGATGCGTTTCAAACGTGTATTTTTCATTAAACGTACAGTGAAACAGATTGGCAAACTAGGCTCATTTGAGTGTCTgaaaatcaatccaatttcactaaaaaagtctcgaatggaaataaaatatgagCAATATCAATTAGTGggatgaaatttttcattaatttgtcttgcattaatttgaaatttacaatGAATTAGTTCTATTGGAAACAATATATGAATGCGTAGGAGAGCAGATGTAGTTCCTCCGTAATTTTTTGTCCTACAGATTCAGTGTGGATGAAAACGAGATTCAATTGCTGTATTTCAACTCCGAAACAGATCAACGTTTGTGTGGTGcatgttcaatattgttttcatcCCATTCATCTGACGTTTTTTCTGATAGGGCTCGCTTTCCCAATGAATCAATCACAACCAGAATGTCAATTGAATTATGAAATCATATAAGTTGAAAAGAATCATTTGTAAACTAAAGTCCAAGTGAGAAAATCAGGAAATTAAATGGGATGAGAAATGAATGTTCTATGAGACGGGATTAGAACTTCACAGTCTTCTCTACCAGTCAGCcttgaaatattaaatttggTATATTTTCCAAAACTGATGAAAATCACCCAATAGACTATTTATGGAATTGGTAgactaataaaaatatattgaattcaataaaatcattatttcgACTCAGTTGTATAAAGTAGAACCTTCAACAtcgaataaaatgtattatcttTCATGTCATTTGACTAGAACTCCATTGACTGATCAAGTAACCcacagataataattattacgaagtttttgaaaaaatattaatttgtcaaAACATTGAAAGTTTTCAGTTCTTGTTTGTATTTACATGAATAACACTCGTATTTACACTTGACACTCAAGCACACATCTGATATCAAATTGAACAATCATGATTTCTAATAAACGGGAAGACAGCTCAGCTTCTATTATAATTTCGAATTCAATTAATCATTAGAGTCTTGTCACTTGTTGATTGCCTTGTGTGAAACCCTGCATAACTATCCACTGTTCTGGCACTTCTAACGGATCTGAGAATTCGGCGGGAGCTGAAACATTAACCGGTTCCAACTCTTCCGACACTCCAACCAACTGTTCTCCCATTGGTTCTAGGATTGGCACTGAAGACAATTCACATCCAACCGTCGACTCAGGCAGTACCTCTCCAACCAACCTAGTCACTTCTATTGGATGTTCTCCTCGGGACGGCTTTGGCACCTTGGAAAGTTTCAATGTTGCACACATAGATTCGGATTGTCCATCAGACTCTGATACCCCAACCAATTTCAACACTCCTATCGGAGATTTTCTATCTGTTTCTCCAACAAACTCCAACACTCCCACGTACTCTCCAATGGTATTTGGCACCTTACGTTTCAACGTCTCACAAATCGATTCCGACTCTCCAACGAAATCCAAATCTTCTCCAACTAAGTCTGACACTTTAACTGGCTTTGCAATTGGCTTCGACGTCTTTGTTCGTTTGAATGTGGCATACACTGATCCAGACTGCTCAACAAACTGTAGGCTTCGAACTGAATGTGCTCCTCCAATTGACTTACAACATTTCAATGTAGCACACTTTGAATCCGACTCTCCTACAAACTCTATCTCTCCAAATGGATCTTGTGCTCTAACTGACTTTGGCACTTTACAACGTTCTAATGTCGCACAGTTCGACCCTGTATCTCTAACAAAAACTCTCTCCTCAACTGGATCTTCCGATGCATGTTGTGTTCCAACTGACTTGGGCACCCTACAACGTTCCAATGTTCCACACTTTGTCTGTTCTCCACCTAACACTCCGCCCAACACTGCATCCGGTGCATTTAGTCCATCATCAGCCTGCAAGTGCTAGACAATCTCCTCGTCGGAGTGTATGACAATGTGCTGTCATACGGCGCTGCCGGAGCAGTAGCCCTGGCTGGAGGCGATCGAAACGGGACTGCTCTTGCTGTCCGCCGGCTCGAGTGGTCCGGTGAAAACTGCGGCAGCGGCAGCGGAAGCGGAAGCGGCAGGCCGCGGCTTGCGTTGTCGCGGTGCCGCGTGATGGTGCGACGGCTGGAAGCTCTTGCTGCTTGCTGAACTGCCGGTCGACGTCATCGCGCCGCCCGAAGACGCTGAGGATCCCGACGCTGACGATGATGAGGTTCCCGCGTGGCCCGCCTCTGATACGCCCAGTACCCCTGCAAACATCAACTCATTTTAAACTCTGTCAACAGTCTTGAAGATAAATTTATGAAAGACGTAAAAAATACCATGGAATGGAGAAATTATTATAGTGGActtgagaagaggaagaaaacaaCACTCAGTAAACTAGAAGAAGAACCGACTGAAATTTGAGAGATCATTAAAATCATAGATATGATGTATATCAGCAAAGTAgtagaatataaattgagtcTATCGGATAAATATGAGATTTTTCCAAtgatttattatgatatgaGTACCGTCATTTCTAGTTTAACCTTTCGGTAgacgcgccctactcaatcacatgagcagtcgcgtgttgtattttttacaacatccaattttccaagtgttatgtactctgtttactgtcaaaacatattaatcaattgtataattacttttcaatcttcttggattatttcacGCCTATGAACAATTGGATGAtcaccatttcatagcccaataaggtacatcaagcagaGCCATCAATTTTGCGTTATTGATTCGTTTACAGTCTTTCTCTATCTTATCATAttttatgcacagtgcgacttatgcactgtcgcgacttaATGGTACTTAAAGACTAAACAATTGCTCGGTTGATAATGCAATTAGGTGGATTGATGGGGGAAAAGTTTTGGAaagcataggtgactcattcactgacaccaccccattcaatagttttgtgcagcaaaaaactgacactgttgtactttttacaacagcgcgactgccggaaggaaAAAATAGTGATTTTCTCATAAGAAAGGACAGACTGCATTTACGCACAGATATGAGCCTTGAGTGTAACTGTTCATCCCTGAATTGAGAGTCTAGCCTTGTAGGGGACGTCTGACATTGTCGTTCGTTCCTGGCATAGCCATACTTTCAAATCTGGATGCATAACTATCAAAATACTGGGTAAAAAATGTAGCTATAACTTATTATAGAGTTACTTATACCAAGGATGAGAGATATAAAAGGAACCagaatcaattaaaattttaatttgaataattacatcaatactgtataaaatcaataaagaattacattattcaaatttgtaataataattctcGGTCTTTCAAtgattcattgatttatttaattgatTAGTTGATGATACAACAATAACCAAAACTAGCTAGTATTAAAATTGTCAACGATGTTGGAATGACGTGATTAAATGCCAtgaaagccaatcagagaagccaaaTACGTCTTCATTTGGCACTTAATCAAAGTTGAACTTTGAGCAACAGGTCCTTAGTCCTCCAATGATCCATTAATTCACTGAAAACCTGGACTGATAGGTTAATGATTGGGAAAAACTGCTGACCTTGGTGCACGAGTGTACAGTCAGCGAACCGCTGATGGTACTCTAGCAGAGTGGGCGCATGACTGGTGGGCCTAGCCTGGCGATGCCCCTGCATGAGGGTGATGGGCACAGTAGTCCCCGCCAGGTGGGTAGGGGGGCGTCGGCCCCCCCTGTCGTCACCCCCCGGCGTTGTCACCCCTGGCGTCGTGCAAACATCTGGCGGCGTGCGGCTCGTTGTCAACAGGGGACCGTCAACACCCTCCAGCTCGCTAGCTACTAGGCCTCCTAAAATCATCAACAACTCTGCAGTTAATTATGGTAATAATGAAATCATTACAatcatgatgaaataaatgtttGTGATAATTATAATGTGTTAACCACAGAATACAGCACAGAATATTGTATTCTGTGGTGTTAACCTCATTGAGACTTTCAACTTTTTGAATTAGGGAGGGAAGCAGATTTGAGTTTATCCTTTTTATTACGTGCTTGTTGAATTTTTGATTCTTTGAACATTAATGAACGATTCGTCAATCATCACATAATTATATAAACATTGAAAGTAATGCAAATAAGACGAATGATTCCATGGCCATTATTCGTGAATATTACatgaatatcattgaataatattaataatgccaataaagtatttcaatagggcaacttgttaattaataaagaaatagTTACTTAGTACCCTTTTCTCcattgaaaagttattaaaagaataattgttCTTGGAAATTATGTCTTCATTAATTGATAATATGTCAATTGAAAAGGTAATGTAATTTGTTTATTTCTAAAATACAGAAGaatcagaaattaataaaaaacaaaataaaaacttgtagtaccataattgattgattttttaagaatcagaaaatatttatacaaagtGAAGTACGACTTTTGCACatagatttaaaaatattctatcttgATCAAAAATCGAGTTCTTCGGTCCACTCAactgtcatcatcatcagtttCATTACTCAAGCACAATTCTAGAGCTTATGTAGGCATCACCCCCAGTTAATGAACAATTGAATATCAACATTTTACTTGAATAATTCAGTGGTAATGAAAGAAGTTTCAGGTACAATAAAAGTACTACTTgctaaacaaataatataaattgtgtGAAAGTAGGAGTACAGCTTGGAAAAATGTTTAAAGATATATTAAAACTGGAATACTGACATATTTCACTCAAAAAATATAAGTTAATAATCAAATCTGtgattattgaatgtaatcattctattatatacggtcttcaatcaaatcaaattcaaaatttctagtttatttttttctggactgaaaattggactcaaatcaattcaagtggatagcataacctataattttcattcattcataactctaccttcattgtattatcattcatcccatcatcatcacctaggcttgaaATACTTCTAGAGAGTCGCctttgtagaataataaatatataatcgATATATTTTCTTTAATCAAAGTTATACTCGGTGGGAAAACTaacttttaaatgaaaatgagcTCTCATTTATTGATTTAAGCATTGGAGAAAGTAAATGACTTTCCAAATTTTGGGAATTCCCTTTTTAAAAGTTAGaagattttaatttttctaataatttattaatgaacaaACCTCCATGATCGCCCTTGGTGACACCGGGCTCTCTCTCGCAGGCGTATCCACCGACACTCGCCTGCCGCCTGACGAGAAACTCGGCCTGCTGGTGGCGAGCACGCAGCCTCCGCTCCGCCCCAGGCACCATGGCGCGAACCATGTCCTCCACCGTCGGAAACCTCCGCAGGTAGGCGGTGATCGAGACCTGCCAAAAACACAAATTGTAATCCAGTTATTGGTCGTTTTCAAACATGTGGAAAGTTTGGTTGCAATTTTTCTGGATTTCGCAGTTATTTAGCAAACAAGTTATTGGTCgttttcaaacatttgaaaacgaTTTTGTCTATGCTTCCCAGTTATTCAGAGATGTTTGAGGTGTGTGCACACTGACGGTGGTCAGTATACAGCGGGAACAAAGAAGTGAAGAACACTTCAACTGAAAACATTCATTATAGAAAACGTAATAAATTGCagtattaataattcaaaattggagtattattagaataaataatagccTATTTGAAAAAACCGTTGTACTCGGGTGTCTTGTTCTTCTTTAAGATTTTGATAGTTCTACAGTTTCCATACAGACTCTACATAATGATACAGTGTGTTTCAGAAAGCACTACTAAAAAGCAACTAATACTTGCCAGAGCAGCAATCTTATAGTCCGTGCAAATTTACTTCgaacttgggatggacatgtgCAGCAGAGAtagcatacagcgggagggatacagaggcgcgatgttgccgttttgaagcgacCAAAGATCTcaaacttctagtgactgttcatgtgctcatgctacacatgcgaagttaCCTGTCTGAGTGCggtcagacgactgacaaattgacaactacgCTTCCACCCATTAatctattaatcactgtaattggctgatctccctccatttctctgtgcTGCATATTCCTCCGAGTCTGAAGTGAATTTGCACGGACTAtagtaataatgaaataattgttctACAGTTTTATAGATGATAATATCATTACAGTAATTGGGACAAGAAGAGGAAAATATCAAGCAAGTGAAATAATTAGATGAGAAAGATAGTGGAAATAATATGCtgagtgccagttgcacaaaagcaggtttaattttaatctttattaattgcacgagaactaatcagaaaaGCCTTCTCTCAGTTAAAGCCTTCTCTGAATTTGATCTCGATTAAAATTTCACCagtttttgtgcaactgggcctgaGAAAATAGCAGATAGTATTGGGAGATCAAAGAGAAATAATTGGTACAGACCAGAGCAGCGAACTCAGCCATGATAAAAGCGGCTCCGGCAGCGAAGAACGACCACCCGTAGCGGTAGTCGAAAAGCTGCTGCAGTTGCGACCGCCTTGGTCGATCCATGTAGGCGTCAGACAACACTGACGCAAACACCACTAGACCACTGGCAAGGCTCAAACCTGCAAAAACAAGGCACAATCAATACAATTATagcaaaaattaaattgaattaattcaatattataagaCATAGTTTAGAACTGCAATTAAAATATTCACAATCACATTCAGAACTGCAAAAAGAATATCAGGGCTTAGACctgagaaaaaaaaatcacgATCACACTTGAAGAAGAAGTGATAAAAGCATATATACAATCAGGCTTAAACCTAcgaatacaataattcacaatcgCACTCAGacctacaataaaaatattcacaatCATAGAGCAAAGAatactacaaaaaaaaaaatagaaatacaaatctcagtaccctttttaaattattttattttatttgataaaatgaaCAAACATTCTGCTTATATCACAATCAtctgattaaataattcaaaatgggtactgagatttgtatttctatttatattacaagtagccgtaaacagaaaagagacaaagaATACTACTATATTAGTTTATCTCTGCTTGGACCTACAAAAACAATTCACCATTACACTAAGACCTGCGAAGCATTCACAATAATTGCACTTATGATTCATACAGCAGATTGCCCGGCCAAAGTTTTTGTATGAGTAAATAATGCTGGTGATAGATGTGAGGGTCTGTTTCGAGTAccatattttgtgtttatgggttgaatgaatttattatcgaTGATATTGTGTTGGGTGAGATGTAGCATGGTATGACAATAATGTACATGATtaatatggaagaagaaatattattattattattatatttgactAAATATTCCTgtcctaataattattactaactTGGAGTGTTCGTTGTTCATGATCAGAACCATTTATGAAGTAAATTTCTGCATAATAAGTGTGTTAGTATTGTGTTGGATACTATCAGATATAAGATATATCTGGATACAATGAGTCAGACctaaatccgttcttattggttgaatgaagattataattattatgaataaatgatgGGAGGAAAGCTTGTTGCTGGACTGCCTCCATGGTTGGGTAGTGACCattataagcccagaagttaaagttttcaataaatttttttctcacTATAATTTGATCTTAGTTTTTTCTGTAGCTCAATCTTGCAAACACTCTACTTCAGTTTTATTCATCCACTTATTATATACAAAGTCAACACATATTTAAAactattataatgaataaatatatagcGATTATACAGCTTCTGTCCATATCGATAGCTCTCCAGAAGATGTAAAAGGATCTTTATCTTTATGTTAAAGAACTAAAACACTATGATATATATGCGTCAAATGCGAATCCACGACACAAGTCACAAAATATACACcactataatatgataataataaaaataataataataataattttatttctcaataagcattcatttcaaacacaacattactactagaaataattattctattgagaaGACACTCCCGAGAAAAATGATATAAGTTAGTCatataaattaatgataaatcGATATAGTCATGCTAAATCGATTGCAAATATGGCTATGATAAAGTCATTTTGTGTAATCTGTATGAATATGAGTGTGTATAGAGCAGCAGAATTGCATTGGCGTTGTTCCTATTCCTTTTGTAATATAGATTTGTTTTTCCCATTGATTAGTtgagataaataacctaccaataAGTAAATAGTCTACGAGAAGATTGGTGGTGATGTACGGTAATCTAAACGAAAATAATGATTGTTATTAGAAGTTATGCTATGAATTGAAAAGGAATTGAATTCTATGCAGAAGCATTGCATAGAGTTTCAGTCTTGGAGTGTTCAGCTAATGattgtcaatatttttatttatggcaaatttttactaaagtttCCGATTATCCATTAAATTCTATTGAACTAAAATAATTCAAGAGTGGAATTGAGTGTTTCTAATCTCTTCTATTAATTGAGGCATGCTGAATGAAAATTTCATGTCTTGAGTTGAGCTGAAATAATATTGACGAATAAGTTCAGTTGAACACAGCGTTCAACTTCTGCAAGTTCACAGGCTAACCAGAAACGATATTTCATTTCAGAACTGCAAAACAATCCACCGGAACAACTTCTAAACAATTTTAACAAAATGTGAAATCTGAAGCTTAGCAATTTTGACCAGTTTCAAGAAGAAGAAAGTTGCAGAGTTGAATGGTTTGTAGCCGAGGACAGCTTAAGGGCTAGGGGTGAGGGTGAGGCAAAAAGGAGCCGCAAAATGGGAaggaagagaaaataatttgGTTGCTGtggaatttcaaaattaaactaATTCCATTAGCTTGTTTGCTCCGGCCATTTTCTACTCTGCCGATCTTCAggtctttctttctctctcaatttTCTCACTCTCTCGCACTGGAATCAACGCACCTCTTCGTGTGGAAATCTGCACCGCATCTTATCAAGGCTATTACACGGGTTTCCCCAGCATCAATTCACTCACACCAGTGCACATTTTAAGAATCACTTTCTGTTTACATGTTTCTATAGCTGAAATGCAAACATCTATCTATAGCTTTTCATCTTTTTGTTTGCTTTGAAGGC
It encodes:
- the LOC111044357 gene encoding uncharacterized protein LOC111044357; this encodes MCCCWGGGSWLSRLGVLLGMASLVTLLTAFVSNVWLFTREPVYLPAPHAHISTTITFKIGLWRVCPTLKRPNNSLYLPSPACQLIKYGTWDEVKHSDLGVFWTPLQFTPTFITRMRLSTPFSAVSVVLMLTATLFSLVGHCNADHKTLVACGLYTVGGLSLASGLVVFASVLSDAYMDRPRRSQLQQLFDYRYGWSFFAAGAAFIMAEFAALVSITAYLRRFPTVEDMVRAMVPGAERRLRARHQQAEFLVRRQASVGGYACEREPGVTKGDHGGGLVASELEGVDGPLLTTSRTPPDVCTTPGVTTPGGDDRGGRRPPTHLAGTTVPITLMQGHRQARPTSHAPTLLEYHQRFADCTLVHQGVLGVSEAGHAGTSSSSASGSSASSGGAMTSTGSSASSKSFQPSHHHAAPRQRKPRPAASASAAAAAVFTGPLEPADSKSSPVSIASSQGYCSGSAV